The sequence below is a genomic window from Babesia bigemina genome assembly Bbig001, chromosome : II.
TATACGCCTCGTCGCGTGTGCACAACTCAGGACAACCCAGCATCCGCCAGGTCATGCTGTCCTGCATGGTGCTGGAGACCGCCATACGGTCGAAGGTGCAGCGGATCAAGCGACTGGGGTTGCGTTTGCTAAGAAACCCCGGAGCCGGCTCGGCATCGCGGCTGCAGTCGGCCTTTGGGGACTACTCGAGAGCTCCTGGCGGACTCAGCCAAAGTGAATCCAGACCAGCGGGTAAGTTTTGTTCGTGCGATATTTGACGTTTGTTTCAGTGGACATGACCAGCCTGTACCTGCCAGGACCACATAGCAGCTACCAGCGCCAACTGCCCAGCGTGCGCCGTTACCTCTGCTGAACGCGCCGCTGACGTGGCTTCGTCTTGCAGTAGAGCGCTCTGCATAGCGCGTACAACTGTGTTGTAATGCTTTGCGACACCTTACACCTACCGAGCTGTTGACGGGGGCGCGTTTCCCCCTCCGCCTGTGCTTGCCGAGCGTCTCGTTGATGTGCGCCAGGTTGGAGTTGCTGAGGGCGTGCGCGAACGCGTACGGGGTGGGCCACGCGGCGAGCATCGCCTCGGTGGTGGCCTCGCTGCACCCCGGGATGGCCCTCAGCTGCTTACCGAACAGGTCGCGGAACGTCAGCTGGTTGCGCTTGCGATTCCGGACCTTCCACTGCGCCAGCGGCATGTACCTGCTTTGGATCCACAGTTGCAGGAACTCGCCGGACGTTGTGTTCGCCTCACGCATGTACTCGTGCGTGCGGCTCTCAATGTGCCGGTGCATCGCCAGGATGCTCGCGGCCGTGTGCGGCATGCCCGTCGTCCTCAACACGTTGAACCCCGTGACCATCTGCGTGCGGACGCGCGCTGACGTTATGGCCGCGGCGTTCACGCCCTTGTGCATTTTAGTACGGCCCACAACTGCCCGCGCGTCGATGTCCTCGAACACGTAGCAGACGTGCTTGAACCCGATGAGCCTCAGCAGGCGTATCTTCTGGTCGTCGTACCTGCCGTCGCAGATGCTGGCCGCCAGGTCGACCGTCGTCTTGCGTTCCAGCACCCAATCCAGCACGAAGCTGTCGGCCAGCTGGTCATTGGCGCCCGACGCTTTGCGCCTCTTTGCGCCTCTATTGGCAGTTTTGGGCGCCGCAGTGGCGTTGGGGTTCCTGGCGCCAGACCGCGTGGCCGCATTCGCCCGTTTCTCATCTGGGTCCTCTTCCTGCGACATGATTAGATCGACAAGATCGTTCTCTGCAGTTACAGCAGGAGCGTCGCCTTCCGCTCCCTGATTCTTGCGACGCAGCACCCAAATGACGTCGCCCAGCGGCAGCTGCCGGAACACCACGGGCTtgccggcggcgctgaAGAGGTCCACGATCCTCCTTTTGTACCTCCCATCGGCGTCGTTCACTTCCCGGTTGTCCACGACGGTGACGACCTCGTACCCCTCAGGGCCGTCTGGAACGGCGATTCCCTGCCTGCTTTGGAGCCGCCTGCACAAGTGAGATGGCGGGTCCTTCTGCGGCGACATCGCAACTGACCGTATGGTCAATTGCAGCAATTCTGAACGAGTAGCTGACTTGGGAGCTGGGATTGGGGAATCAATGGGACTCGAAGATGAGCTGTCTATCTCGATGGGCTCCTGCTCCTGTGCTTCCAGTCCGGTTCGCTTCACTTGCGACTGCGTCAGCCGGGCAGCCAGTGGCGTGTCGACCAGCTGTGAGCTGCGACTTGGATGGTTTGGGTAGGATTCCGTGTCTTCCAACTGACTAGACTGGATAGTGTGCTGCCTTGTAGGTTGCGTGGCTTCGTGGTCAACGGCACCTAGGTCGTTGGCTGCCGTGTCCCTCTCAGCTCCGACCATCTGCGACCCCAGTTCTAGCATGGGGGCGCCGTTGTGATCACTGCTCTGGCTGTAGCACTGAGACGCGCCGTGGTAGTCGTCCATGAGCCTGCGATATCTGTCGGACGTGACGTCCGTGATGTCGAGAGAGTCGTCGGAATACGGCGAGTCGCTGTAAACAGACTCATCTTCACCGTTTTGGGGGCTCAGATACTCCCCAGTTTTGCCAATCGCATCATCATTGGTTTGCTGATTTGGCGCTGCTTCatcggcgctgctggatggATCCGGAGTCCTGAACCCTTCGGAACCGCACTCCATTTTCGGAGCGACGCTGCGGTCTTTTGCAGCCACCGGAGTTTTCACCACGATGTGGGCGGTGTTGGCATCAGACACTTTCGGGGTCTCACAGTTGATGTCTTGTAGAGTGGCCTCGCCCGCTTGGGAGCCCACCGCCATTGCTGAAACTTGTTCGGCACCTGCTTGTGAGCCCATGACCTGCGATGCGGCACCCAATCGGCTGCTGGCTTGCGACTGCAAGGGGCTGGTTGCATCTTTGTTCGAACCCGCGGTTTTGGGGACGCTGTCGAGGCTCTGCGTCGAGTCCGATATGACGCAGACCTCGGTTATGGGCAACGGGCGAGTTTCAACTTTAGGAACCATTTTACCAGTCGCTGATGGGTGATTTGAGTTGCTTGTGTATCTGTAGTTTGAGATGCTTGTGTAGGCGCCTTTGATTTTCAGCTTCCCAACGGTCCCGTCACCCACGTATTGTGAGGGGTCGTTGCATTTGAACGAAAGGAGCACATTTGGATCAACTTGCTCAATTGCTTGTTCATCAATGCTGATTTGCGTGAGTTTCACGTCAGTATCTTTCTGGCATTGCGATGATGTTGGTGAGCCATTTCCTGGGGGGTTGAGACTATTCCCACTGGCGACCAAAATGTCCTCCATCTCCTCGTCGGAGTCGCTTAGGTACTCGCTATAATAGTCGCTGGCGCTGGCGGTATGCTCCTGATCATCCGAGATGTCAACAACATCCCCAGTGCCGGCCTGGCTCCTCGGGATGGCGGCGTATACCCCTGGCGGCACCTGTTGCGACCGTTGGGTCTGTGAGAAAACGTCAGCTTGCAGCCGTCTGTTTGAGATTGGGACCTCGCAGCCGGATATGATTTCCTCAGCCAGCGTCTGTCCCCACTGCGTGAGCCCGTACAGGTAGAACCGTCTTTTTTTGGAGTTGAACTCGACGTTGCCCTCGTCCTGTTTTGCCGGGTAGACGAAGTCCACAATGGACTTCTCAACTAGCGTGCGGACGAAGTCGAGGTTGGTCAGACGGCACTTGGGCATGCGCTCGATCAGCTCCTTGGAGCGCTGCAGGATGGTCTCAACGGAGAGCTTGGTGTCGCCGTCGGCGTACAGCCCGAGCACCATGATGAACGTCCATGCGCTCGAGTAGCGTACCGGTCGCCACTCCTTCGATGTAGCCACAGTCTCGTCGTCGAATTCGGTGTTCGCGATGAACGACCTGATGCGGCCCAAAACAGTTTCTACGTACGCCGCGCATTGGGTCCTATTGACCACCGGTACCCCGTGTTTCTCGATTGCCCTGACAATATTGATTTGCCGTTGTGCCGAATGGACATACCTTTCGAACACCTTGGTGGTGTTCAAGCCCACTCCGGACATGGCGACAGCATTGTCCGTGTTGTATATAGGCATCGGGTACCTCTCGAGAGCATTGACTGCCTGCATCTGGTGTGAGCGACGGCATGATTACTCGACAATCAGCGGTAGGGATATACTACGCAACGGATATGGTACAGCGTGGTACGCAGGTTGCACGATTGTTGTTGTGGAAATAAGGTAACACATGACCACATGCACATCCATTGGTGTTGGCAATTAAGTCATACGGCACATCAGATGACACACAATACCACCCACAGCGGCCAATTGACATTTGTATCTATCCATATGCAATACACATCACGTGAGAAACAACAGCAGATGCGAAAGTTCGCATGGACGATGCGAATACCGACCCTGTTGAGAGAGGAAACCTTGCAGCGGTTCCCTATACGCCTCCATCGTTCCAGTTCGGACAGCAGGAACCTGTAGTACGAGTGGTTTGACGGGTGCACGAGAGAAAGCCCGCGCTTCAAGCGCCGTCCTTCCTCTTTCGCCATCAGCTGCTCATCGACGTGCCTAGTGGCATCCCGGTGTCAGGGAATTCCGAGTGGCGTCACTATGTCCTGCAGGTATTCCATGGTTACTGTATGCAGCCATTCGCTGCCGTTTAGATCTCTTCTAGAGAACCACGGCGACTCCGCCCATATGGCATAGCACTGACGCCGTGGCAATGGCGTCCAAAGTCCGTACCGACCGAGATTtatttgtgtaatagttcgTTACGCATAATAGTGGCATGTGCATCGCATCTTCTGGCGGCATGGTCACGCGAACCCGTTGTTGCCTGCGCATACCGCGACGGCGTCTCTAATGAAGGCTGCGAAGAAATGTGTTGACATGTGTTCGGCACGCATGACGTAGTCGAGCATAAAACCCAGTTTATGTGGTTGCCGTCGAAGACGGCGTAAGTGTTGACTTAGTTCAAAgtgtttgttggtgagaagCTGTTAGACAGCGCAGCTCGATCCACACATCGAGCTGTTTTATGCTGCAATTTACTGCCAGTATCTAGACACGCCAAACGCATTGGCTTCGGGTCCTTAGTTGTATATATAGACATGCAAAACTGTGTGTGAGATGCAGGTGTGTATGTGGCGCGCAGATTCGTGAAATAATCCGTGGATCTGGTCACTGCCGACAAAACACCGCTTGGCGAGGCCATCTAATGGCACCATGTATACCAGCAAGTTCGAGCCGCCGTCATTCGGTACGTCAGCGCCGCTGATCTTTGACCTTGTACAGGCCCGTCCAACCTCAAATACGAGAAGCTGATTTCGGCCAACCTAAAACACATCCAAGCCGAGATTCTATACACCGAGCACAATGTAAGTATAGCGGCACGTGTCTCCGTGGAGTGGACTTTATTCGTTTGCCTTGAGGGAGTTAACGTCGTTGCAGGTCGGGGATCTGTCTAACCGATTCGCGTCACAGCGGCTGCTGACCACCATCCAGAacaagctggacaacgTTTTTTCCCTCATTAGCGTCACGGAGGGCTATTTGGACGAGTGGCGCTCGGAGATTTCGCGCTCGCCTGGCCTTCTGGATGCCAGCAGTTCCTTCGAGCGGCTGAAGGGCCAGTTCAGCCGGGAGGTGGCTCGGGCGAAAAAcctgtccagcttggtgatGAAACGCCCGCATATCCCCACGTCGGAGTCGGTTGACGAGACCTCTACAGTTGACAGTTCGcctggcgccgcgcaggtgGATTACCATTTCATAAATTCTGCCATGATCGACGCCTCGCCGGAGCTGCAGCCGATTCAGCACTTCGATTTCGTGGAGTTCGACCGTGATCAGGAGCAGCTGACTGACTCGCTGATCGAGGCGCGGAGCCAGGGAATCAGCAATATCCGAAATCAGATTGAACAGGTTAGTCGCCACAGCAGCCTACGTCATTGACAACTGTGCATTACTCCGCTGCACGGTGTATTGGTTACACATGCGGCCACGAGTGACCCATTTGGTGCATCATTTCCCATCGTGGCCTCTATTCCGCCGTTGTATTGGCGcctgcgccgccgcagtCTTGACTTATCGCATGTTAGGCCCATGGCATAttcaacgacatcgcaACCATAGTGGCTGTGCAGGACGGCggtctgcagcagctggaagtcaacctcaaggaggcacACGTAAACAGCGAGGAGGCTCTAGTGGACATCGAGTCCCTGGTGACGTCGCGCCGCCGCACTTCGCGTCGCAGGTTGGTTGCATGTGTGAATGTCATGTAGCAATTTTATCAGGAAGTATTGGGCCATCGGCGCACTGGTGTTCGCGGCGATGCTGATATGTTATTACTCGCACTTCTTGTTGCTGCTGCTTTAGGAAGCGTCACTTTCCCACCGTCTGTACCAGGTCAGGTGGCCTATCGAGCCAGCCAGCGCCTTCTTGAACGCTTCACGGCGACTGTCGGACACGAACGTAAGCTCCCAGAGGTTCTCCtcgtcctcatcgtcgGGGTCTGTCACCGAGATCGCCACTGCGAGGTCGGCGCCGTAGGCAACACTTGTGATGGAGTCGCAGTAGCACTCGTCCAAGAGTTCTATGGGTTCTCGCGGGCTCCCCTCCGACTCTGACTCACTGGACTCGTCGTCTGACTCGGTTCCGTGTGATCCTGAATTAGGCTTCGGCTTATGCCCGGGAGTCAGGGGTTGGCCGGCGCGCATGTCGCCGTTGTCCGTAGTGTACTCTTCACAGGTGAACGTGCCTGGAGTGACCATGACCGATAATTTTTTGTAACATACCACTTCGGATACCCTCTGCCAGCAGGACGTGGTCGACGGCGAAAATTGCCAGCTTGTCCTTCGTCAGCGCGGCGAGGCAGATGCGGCCGTCCCACAGGCACAGCCCGAGGTACGTCGTGGCGTCTCCTAGCGCTCTGGCGGCCAAGCGCCCCAGCGTGGGGATGTTGCCCGCAGTTACGTAATGCCTGAATGCCTTGGGCGGGGTGTGCCGCAGCGTGAACATCGCCCACTGGGGGTCCGTCAGTTTAGCCGTGGTGTCGGCGACCAGCTCGCGCGCGAATACGACGTATAGCAGCCCGCCCTCTATCTCCCATATCGCTGCGCTTGGGCGGAACTTCGCTTGGGTTCTGAACTCGTCTTCACGTTTGGCGCGGAGCACGTGGAGTCGTCGCGACGTGACGGCCATGAGTGCGTTCTGCGTCGACCCGCCCTTCTTGACGATCCAGGCGTCGTCCATCAGGAGGACGCGTTCCAATCGCGTTTCCGACACCTTTTCCTGGAACCTCTTGCCCAGATCCGCAAGCCTTATGCGACGCAGGATGTCGGACACGATGctccgccgcagcagcaatGAGCTGGAGTGCCTCAGCTCGCTGATGGCGTTGAGCACGTGGGGGTAGTGCGTGTTCCTAGCCGCGCAGGaagccgccacggcgatGTCCACGCACGCCTCCCTTATCTGCTCCAACAGGCTGGATTCGTAGAGGTGGGACACGTACGTGCCGACGCTGCTACCCGTCTCCAGTGAGACTATCTGGAACAGGATCCTGAGTGCCAGCGTAAGCGCATGCTCGGGCACGCATCTGATCACGCATTTCTCGACGAAGTGCTGCTGTATCTCGAGAACGTTAGAGAACTTTATCCACGGCATCTGCCTGGCGAAGAGCGCGAAGACACGGAACACCCTCAGCAGCACCAGCTGCACGTGATGCATGCTGTCGTCGACCCAGTCGACGCTCACGTTGGTGGTGATGACCATCAACGGCTCGCAGAAGGACGCTGCGAACCTCGACACGATGTCGTATATGACAATCATGTCCATGGACTCCGCCTGTACGGAGGCGTCGATGGTGAAGGCGCGTTCGCACACCCGAAGCAGCTTGGCCGTCAGGTTCGCGTCCAGGAACGACGAGCACGTCGTGAGCTTGATGAGGTTGCGCACGAAATCCGCCTGCCTGAAGTGCCCCCTTACTGCATCGCGGACCACCACGGACACACTGGGTGCCATGAGGGCGTGCAGGGTTCGCAGGAAGCTCGACACCACGAAGCACGGGTTGAGCACCTTCTTGCATTCGTTCATCCACACCTTGTTCAGATGTTTCCTGGGGCGCACGGTGTAGAAGGGCTCAGCGCCATCGCGCATGGTGCCCTGGTGGCTTCGCCATTGCTTCCAGTTCACGTAGGACACGAGCTGCCGCGTGGGTTTCGATATGGCATTGCTGATGCCCTCACACAGCTGGGACGTTTCGGCCAGGTTCTCGCCGCAGAATATCTCGGAGCACTCGACGCTCCAGTCGAACTTGTCCACGATGTTTAGCCGTTCGCAGTCCAACTTGCGGCCCTTGAGTATACCGGCCCAGTACTCGCTGTGCGCCTTGCGTTTCCGTTCCATCCTGAACACGTTATGGATTTACCGGCAGTGTGACGATCAACGTACTGGTAGTACTCCGTGAATGACGCTGAGAAGGAAGCGCTGAGGTACGACATGATCTTCTTCGGCATGTCCATCGACACATAGAGCTGCGCGCCAATGGAACACAGCGCGTTTCTAGAACGACTAAcctgccgctgctggtcGCGGTGGACGTTGGAATCTATCTGCCACGCTTCGTCGTGCGGGAATAGGCGGTCCTGTTCAACAGGATCGCCGCCCACCACGTTAATGGGTACGGCCACAGCGTTGTTTGGCGGCGATTCAGGGTTTGCGATGCTTGAGTCTGGAGTTTCCTCCGCACTGTGCTCGTCCGGTCTAGATTCATCAGCGTGTGGGATCCGGGGTTCGAGCGGCTCGTCGTCGAAGTCGCCCACCTCGCACGCGCAGATATCCTCGATGGTCAGGAGCTCGTTCTCGGGCCTGCCACGAGCGTCGCTTATGGCGCGGTTGACGGTCCTGAACACGCGGAAGATCTGCTTGCTGTCATGCTTCAGCCTGAACGTGTCGAACATGCAGGCGTTCAGGAACGCGACGTCGCCCCCCACGCAGGCGAGTTCCACCCTGACCTCCGGGTGGTCATACGCGCAGAAATCTTCCTCGTACTTCAGCGCCTTTCTCAGGCTCAGGGAGTGGCGCTCCTCCCTGAAGAGCACTTTGCCAGTGGGTCTGTTGGAGGctgccagcagcagctcgacGCACTTCACGTGCAGCACCTTGTACCGCTCGGCTTCTGGCGTCTTCAGCGTGACCAACAGTAGCCAGCACGTGCGCTCGACGATGCGTTCCACGGAGTAAATGTCGAGCTTGTGCTTGAGCGCATCCACTATGTATTCGAAAACCTGCGGCTCGAACTCCCTGAAGTTGGCGGGCGACAACAGGTCCAGCATTATGGCGACGGC
It includes:
- a CDS encoding conserved hypothetcial protein, putative — encoded protein: MAKEEGRRLKRGLSLVHPSNHSYYRFLLSELERWRRIGNRCKVSSLNRAVNALERYPMPIYNTDNAVAMSGVGLNTTKVFERAIEKHGVPVVNRTQCAAYVETVLGRIRSFIANTEFDDETVATSKEWRPVRYSSAWTFIMVLGLYADGDTKLSVETILQRSKELIERMPKCRLTNLDFVRTLVEKSIVDFVYPAKQDEGNVEFNSKKRRFYLYGLTQWGQTLAEEIISGCEVPISNRRLQADVFSQTQRSQQVPPGVYAAIPRSQAGTGDVVDISDDQEHTASASDYYSEYLSDSDEEMEDILVASGNSLNPPGNGSPTSSQCQKDTDVKLTQISIDEQAIEQVDPNVLLSFKCNDPSQYVGDGTVGKLKIKGAYTSISNYRYTSNSNHPSATGKMVPKVETRPLPITEVCVISDSTQSLDSVPKTAGSNKDATSPLQSQASSRLGAASQVMGSQAGAEQVSAMAVGSQAGEATLQDINCETPKVSDANTAHIVVKTPVAAKDRSVAPKMECGSEGFRTPDPSSSADEAAPNQQTNDDAIGKTGEYLSPQNGEDESVYSDSPYSDDSLDITDVTSDRYRRLMDDYHGASQCYSQSSDHNGAPMLELGSQMVGAERDTAANDLGAVDHEATQPTRQHTIQSSQLEDTESYPNHPSRSSQLVDTPLAARLTQSQVKRTGLEAQEQEPIEIDSSSSSPIDSPIPAPKSATRSELLQLTIRSVAMSPQKDPPSHLCRRLQSRQGIAVPDGPEGYEVVTVVDNREVNDADGRYKRRIVDLFSAAGKPVVFRQLPLGDVIWVLRRKNQGAEGDAPAVTAENDLVDLIMSQEEDPDEKRANAATRSGARNPNATAAPKTANRGAKRRKASGANDQLADSFVLDWVLERKTTVDLAASICDGRYDDQKIRLLRLIGFKHVCYVFEDIDARAVVGRTKMHKGVNAAAITSARVRTQMVTGFNVLRTTGMPHTAASILAMHRHIESRTHEYMREANTTSGEFLQLWIQSRYMPLAQWKVRNRKRNQLTFRDLFGKQLRAIPGCSEATTEAMLAAWPTPYAFAHALSNSNLAHINETLGKHRRRGKRAPVNSSSALLQDEATSAARSAEVTAHAGQLALVAAMWSWQVQAGHVH